The following proteins are co-located in the Arctopsyche grandis isolate Sample6627 chromosome 3, ASM5162203v2, whole genome shotgun sequence genome:
- the LOC143923193 gene encoding glutathione S-transferase-like, protein MTCKLTYFNLRALGEPIRMILTYNGIKFQDIRLDRFGKDWIEKKSTFPMGQLPLLEIDGIALHQSKVICRYLAKKSDLYGKNERESAQIDIAVDIIYDLIMKMRVLRDISDPSAQETKYEEFKNTSIPFYLSNLDNIAKSYSGYLGCSKLSWADFYFTGAIDYLENLCRIKFRDDYPNLKKVIQNVTEEPKLKEYLSKRTNSEL, encoded by the exons atgacCTGTAAACtgacatattttaatttgagaGCCTTAGGAGAACCAATTAGGATGATTCTAACCTATAATGGAATCAAGTTTCAAGACATAAGGCTTGATCGCTTTGGAAAGGATTGGATCGAAAAGAAGTCCA CTTTTCCGATGGGTCAACTACCTCTATTGGAAATTGACGGCATAGCTTTGCACCAAAGTAAAGTAATTTGCAGATATTTGGCAAAGAAATCTGATTTGTATGGAAAAAATGAAAGAGAATCCGCCCAAATTGATATCGCTGTCGATATCATCTATGATTTAATTATGA aaatgagAGTGTTGAGAGATATATCAGATCCGTCAGCTCAAGAGACAAAATAcgaagaatttaaaaatacatcaataCCATTTTACCTAAGCAATTTAGATAATATAGCGAAATCTTACTCGGGTTATCTGGGGTGTTCCAAA CTATCTTGGgcagatttttattttactggAGCGATTGACTATCTTGAAAACTTGTGTCGCATCAAATTTAGAGACGACTATCCAAATCTGAAAAAAGTTATTCAAAATGTTACAGAAGAACCAAAGTTGAAAGAATATCTTTCGAAGAGGACAAATTCTGAATTATAA
- the Sod2 gene encoding superoxide dismutase 2 — protein MFAGRRAAAVALNGALKSSNSRAKHTLPDLSYEYKALEPVISGDIMALHHSKHHATYIANLNAAEEKLVTAQSKGDVSGIISLEPAIRFNGGGHINHTIFWQNLSPNGGAPSKELLAAIERDFGSLEKMKDALATRSIAVQGSGWGWLGLNKESKRLQIATCSNQDPLEATTGLVPLFGIDVWEHAYYLQYKNVRADYVKRIFDVANWNDVSARFAKAQ, from the exons ATGTTTGCCGGAAGACGTGCAGCTGCAGTTgcatt aAATGGAGCTTTGAAAAGTAGCAATTCGAGGGCCAAACACACTCTGCCAGACTTGTCGTACGAGTACAAAGCTCTGGAGCCGGTCATCTCCGGAGATATAATGGCTCTTCATCATTCCAAGCATCATGCCACTTACATAGCCAACTTGAATGCCGCTGAAGAAAAATTGGTAACTGCACAGAGTAAAG gtgatGTAAGTGGAATCATTTCCTTGGAACCGGCAATTCGTTTCAACGGGGGCGGACATATTAATCATACCATTTTCTGGCAAAATTTGTCCCCCAACGGTGGAGCTCCATCCAAAGAATTATTAGCTGCTATTGAAAG AGATTTTGGTTCCTTGGAGAAGATGAAGGATGCTCTCGCTACACGTTCCATCGCCGTTCAAGGCTCCGGTTGGGGATGGCTAGGTTTAAACAAGGAAAGCAAACGTTTGCAAATTGCCACATGCAGTAATCAAGATCCACTTGAAGCTACGACGG GTTTGGTACCGCTCTTCGGTATTGATGTTTGGGAACATGCCTATTATTTGCAGTACAAAAATGTCAGAGCCGATTACGTTAAAAGGATTTTCGATGTCGCTAATTGGAATGATGTTTCGGCCAGATTTGCTAAAGCTCAATAA